The window ACACGAGGTACACGCCTGGGCACACTCAAAGCAGGCCGCGAGGCACTCGGTCAGGGCTTCCATGGAAAACGGGGAGCGGCCCGTCTGCGGATGGGTCTGCAACATGCGGGTCAGGGTCGAAGCGGCGGGCTGGGTCATGGAACAACCTCCAGAAGGAAAGAATGGACGTTCTCCTACCATCCTGGGAAGTTTCATGTTAAGCCGCTGTAAAGTGCCCGTTTCCCTCAATACTGGCTCAAGGCCGTCTCAGCTTCGGATCAAGGTGTGGCCCGCTGTAGGCAGCCCTATGCTGGGTGGGATACCGGCGCAGCGGCAACGCCCCTGGCCGTCAGAACAGGATGTGGCGGCCTTGGGTGCTGGGCGGCCGGAGACAGGAAACAGAGGCGAACGATCTGCAGGACAGCGGTGGATCCGGGTGTGGGGGGGGTGTGGCATGTTCGTTCTGGCGGAGCCAGCCGGTCTGTCATGCTGACCGGACATGAACGACGCTGCACACTCGATTGCGAACGCGGAACAGCTTCGTCTTCTCCGGGAGGACCTGGGGCTTACGGACCTGCCGGCGTGTGGCTCCCCCCTGGGCCTGACCCCGGTCGAGATTGCCGGCCGGCTCGCCCATCTGTACCGCAACGAGGCAGGCCGGAAGGAGGACGCAAGCTCCGCTGCCGAACGCACCGCCCTGGCGGACCACCTGGGCCGGCACCCGGACCTCCGGGAGCGGATCTGGGATCTGTGGTGCGCCGCCCTGGCCCCGGCTGAGCGGGACACGGCCGCCTCCTGGCTGGATGTCGGCTTCACCGGGTCCAGTCCACAGGAGCCGCCCGCATAGAAGCAGGGTTTCCCCTGGATTCTTTAGGTGTGTCTCAACTGTGCTCTCCCTGCTGCGGCTTAGGCTCAGGGCATGCCGTTTCTCGATGCCTCGGTCCTGGGAGGAATTGCGCTTTACCAGCGCTGGCTCTCTCCTCACAAGGGATTTCGCTGTGCCTACGCCGCCTTCTTCGGGGGCGAGTCCTGCTCGGCCGCCGTCGCCCGCACCATCCGGGAGCGGGGCCTGAGGGGAAGTGGGGCGGCCATCGCGGAGCGCTTCGCAGCCTGTCGTCAGGCCTACAGCCACCTCTCCGCCGGAGCAACAGGCGGCCCGCGCGTGCGGGGCGTGTGCTGCTGTGGACCGCTCCCCATTCCGTTTCGCTGCGGATGATGCCCCGCTCTGTTCAGGAGGTGCCCATGACTTCAGAGAATATGCCTTCCTCCCCCGATCCGGCCCCGACCGAGGCCCAGCGCCGCCGTGCCCGCCTGATCCGCCTGGGCCTGATCGGCCTGGCCGGGGCAGTCACGGTCACCGTGTTGAACGAGGGAGTCCGGCGGGTAGTGCCCCACGCCCCCC is drawn from Deinococcus aerophilus and contains these coding sequences:
- the yidD gene encoding membrane protein insertion efficiency factor YidD, with protein sequence MPFLDASVLGGIALYQRWLSPHKGFRCAYAAFFGGESCSAAVARTIRERGLRGSGAAIAERFAACRQAYSHLSAGATGGPRVRGVCCCGPLPIPFRCG